The genome window GGTCGTGTCTGCACTCACCAAGGCGGTTCCCTGAGCTATCGGAGCGGCTCGAACGACTTCATTTGTGATACGCACGGCGGACTTTACAACACCAACGGAACCGTAAAAGCGGCCCCGCCTACCCAGCCTGTTGTAGCCTATAAAACCAGTCTGGCTTCGGATAAACTAACGGTTACGGCCTAAAATCAATCGTCATTATCTTCCCACAAGCTTATGAAACTCCTGTTCGCCACTTTCTTTTCTTTATTTTTTGCCTTATCGGTTGTTGCTCAGGACACCACTCGGGTTGCTCCGCCCTCGGATGCCGACAGCTTGCTCGCCAGCCTGACCGATAGTGTGGCCAGCCCCGAGCTATTGCCCAAAAAGATGACCATTAGTCAGCGGCTTTTGTGGAGTCGGAAAGGCGTGCTTCGGAGTACGGGAATTGCTCCGTTAACGGCAGAAAGTCGCGAAAAAGAACTGAAAGTGCGGCGGGCTATGCTGGTATCTCACCAGGTAGTTGGCTTCGTAACGCTAGCTGGAATGATTACGCAGGGCATACTTGGCTCCCGGCTCTACAAAGCGCAGGGAGCCGATTATGTCCGCTTAAAGAATGCTCACGAAAACGTGGCCACCTTCATTAACATTTCCTACGGGACCGCCGCGTTACTTGCTTTTACCTCGCCGCCTCGCCTACCGACTAGCAGCAATCGCCGCCGTGGATTCAGCTCCATTCAATTGCATAAAACCCTGGCGATGGTTCACCTGACAGGCATGATTGCGACCAACATTCTGGCCCGCCAGATTTCGGGCAGTGGCGAAAATTACGATACCCTTAAGTCGGCTCACCGCATTGCGGCTTTCACTACGTTTGCGGCCTTCGGGGCGGCTATCGTTGCCATTAAATTTTAAGCTATTAATTGCTACTCTTATGAATCCACTACGCCATATTCCGACAATCTGTTGTTTCCTGGCACTTGGTATGCTGTCGCTTTCTTTCAGAATGCCGATGGCTAAACGAAAGCTAATGGCCGACAAGTCGGCAACGACAATCACCTATGCGATGCGCCACCCCATGCACACCTGGGAGGGCGTCAGCCGCGATGTGACCTGCGCCGTTGTGTATAATGACGAGACAAACCGCATCGAAAACGTGGCCGCCGTGGTTAAGGTTGCTTCTTTCGATAGCCAGAACAGCAACCGCGATTCGCACGCGCTGGAGTCAACGGAAGCCCTGAAATACCCGAATATTACGTTTTCCAGCCAGGATATTCAGCCGGGCGATGGCAATACGCTCACCATTCGTGGCAATATGACGTTTCATAACGTAACTCGCCCGATGACGATTCAGGCTACCCGAAAAGAGGCCAGCGGCAAGCTGACGATTGACGGCAATTTTGATTTTAAACTAACGGATTTTAAAATTGAGAAACCCAGTCTGATGATGGTTCCCGTGGAGGACGAGGTGAAGATGCGGTTTGTTTTTGTCTTTAAAATGCCCGCTAATAGCTAGGATTTACATGCCGTGGTGAACCAGCAGAAACAAAAATACCACCAGCCAGAGTACATCCACAAAATGCCAGTACAAGGTAATCAGCCGAATACGCAGCTGGTTCGGCGGATTGACGCTATAAATAAAGAAATCAATGTACGGTTTCCGCTGAACGGCCTCCGTGTAGGCAATGCCCAGAAAGGCTACGCCAATCAGAATGTGGAGCAAATGCACCCCGGAAAGCACGTATAGAAAGCTGCTCGATGGATTGGTCTGTAGATAAATACCCTGCGAAACCCACTCCCGCCAGCCCAGCACTTGGAGCAAAACGAACAGAACGCCCAGAAACAGTGTCGTACCCATATACAAACGATACTGAACAAACCGCTCGTGCTCAAAACTTCGGTTGGCAATGTGCAGTGTCAGACTACTAGCCAGTATAACCGCCGTACTGGCTAAAAACACCTTAGGCAGCGGAATAACTTGCCAATCGGCACCCCCTTTCCGAACCAGATAGGCCACGAGCAGAACCGCGAAAAGAATCATACTACCCGCAATACACAGCCATAAGGCAAAGCGTTTGGGCTCCCGGCGGCGCGTAATAAAGTTACTCATGGGATCAGTTAGCGAAACATAAGGCACCGGCCAGTTTAAAGGAGCCGTTCAGAGTCTACCTTGCCAAACGCGATATGACTCAAAATGGTTTGGTAAGATGGGGGCCTGCTCATAAATGCCGTACAAAGTTGAGCCAGAACCGCTCATGCTGGCATACAACGCTCCCGCTTCGTACAGTTGCTGTTTAATGTCGGGTAAAATCGGATGATTCGGAAACAGACTTTCTTCAAAATCGTTTCGAATCTGGTTTTTCCATTCCACTAAAGGCGTTTTTAAGGCCTCCACCAGTGGGATTTCTGGCTTGCGGGGCCGAATACCAGCGTACGCTTCAGCCGTTGAAATGGCAAGATTTGGGTAAACCAACACAATGGTATAGCCTTTCAGGGAAAGCTCAATTTCGTCGAAAACATCCCCTTTCTCGCGGCAAAAAAGCGGTTCATTGCGAACAAAAAAAGCGCAATCGCTGCCTAGCGGGCGGGCATATTCTTCGAGTTGGGCAACGGTTAAACCCAAGCTAAATTCTTCATTTAGCAGTTTTAAGGCAAACGCTGCATCTGCAGAGCCACCACCGAGGCCTGCACCAATGGGCACCATTTTATGCAAATGCAGGTGAACGGGAGGCAGGTCGAAATCTTGCCGTAAGGCTTCGTACGCTTTTACGCACAAATTTTTGGCCGGATCGCCGGGAATGGCAATTCCGTCCGTTGTGAACGAAAACGCAGGCGCTGGAATAACTTCCAGCAAATCGGTCCAGCCGACGGGATAAAAACAGGACTCCAGGTTGTGGTAACCGTCCGGCCGTTTCTCAATAATATTTAATCCGATGTTGATTTTTGCGTTCGGAAATGTAACCATTGCTGTTTAATTACCGAATAGAGAGCACTTTAAATTCGGTCCTGCGGTTTCGTTGATATTCTTCTTCGGTGCAATTTACGCCATCGACGCAATTGTTCACGGGCATGGATTCTCCGTAGCCAGCCGCCACGCATCGCTTACGCGCGATTCCTTTGTAAACTAAATAATTCACCACCGAATTTGCCCGCTGTGCGGATAAATATTTATTGTAATTGTTATCCCCCCGACTATCGGTATGCGACCGGATCTCCACGTTCAGAGACGGATATTTTCGCATCGTTGCCACCAGTTTGTCCAGTTCACGGGCCGCATCGGGACGAATGTTCCACTTATCAAGGTCGTAATAAATATTGTCTAGCTGTACAATATCGCCCACGCGCAGCATGCGTAAATCAGCAGATAACACCTTGGGGGTAGCGGGTTTGGGCAACTTATTGATCCGGTTCATGTTGGTGCCGTATCGCTCTTTGGTAGCGACCAGCGTGTACCCACAATTCTCGGATAATTCAAATTCGTAACGCCCATCGGGACCTGTTTGCACCGTCTGCACCAAGCCGTCGCATTCCCCGCGCAAACGTACCGTCACGCCTTCAATCGGTTTCCGGTCACCTTCACTCATAACCACCCCCCGAATGTGCGATTTTGCCACGTTCACAGGCCCCCAGCCATCATTGTCACTCTCACTCGGCGATTTGGCATTGGCAATCGAAACCGTGTCGGAAACCTCTTTAGGCTCAAACAGGGCAATTTCCAGGCGTGAAGGCGAGTCGTCGAGCATCGAACGGGTCGAAAAACCAATTGTGCTGGTAATAAATCCATCTTTTGACGACTTAAACACAAAATCATTATTTGGTTCCAGGCACAACTGAATGAGGCCGTCCGCCTTGGTGACTATTTTCCGGACTTGTTTACCATCGCCCTTCTCCTGAATTTCGACCACGACACTATCCAGCGGCTGGTTGTTATCGTCATTGTAAAGCCGCAAGGTCAGGTTTCGGCAGCCATAGAGCGAGCTTTGCCGCGAAAACCGCAAGATATCATCGCTCCCATTAAAGCGGTTGGTGCTGAAATAACCCGTGCGGCGCAGACCGTCCGTAATAAGTCCAAAATCATCCTGATCGGAGTTAATAGGCGCATCCAAATGATCGACCAACTCAACCTGTGTTGGTGATTTCATCAGCGCGAAATAAATGTCCAGACCACCCAGTCCACGCCGCCCATCCGAAGAGAAGTACAAATTTCCATTTTCGTCAATGAATGGAAAAAGCTCATTTCCTTTGGTGTTAATCTGCGCCCCCAAGTTCACCGGTTTTCCCCATTTTCCACCTTGAAACTGAACAATATACAAGTCGGTTCCGCCGTAGCCTCCTGGCATATCCGACGCAAAAACCAGCCACTGATCGTCCCTGCTTAAGGCAGGATGACCCACTGAATATTCGTTGCTATTAAAAGGCAATTCTTTAATATTGACCCAGTTACCGCTTTGTTGCTCAGCCGTATAAAGCTTCAGGTTCGTAACGCCTTCCGTACTTTGCCGAACGCGGCCTTCGTTGTAATTATTCCGGGTAAAGACAATGCGGGAGCCATCGCTCGAAAACGTGGCAGGCCCTTCGTGGTAACGGGTATTTAGCTCTTTACTGAATCGCTGGCCCGATTTCGCGGCTTTTCCATAGCCAAGATCGCCTGTGACATTGATATACCCACCAATGCTGCGCGAATCATTTGCACTTGCCCGCGAGCCATTGCCCCGACGCCGATCTTTTTTTGAGGCCGCCGCCGCTTTCGCTACCGTTCCATCTGGATTGATGATTTTACTAACCTTAATCAACCGACGATCTGGGATATAAAATAAATCCAAGTAACCCCCGCCGCCGCCACTCCCCGAAGTTTCGATGGCTGAGCCGCCTTTTTTACCCGAAATGTAAATCAACCCATCCCGAAAATACATGGGACTAAATTCCGCATTGGAGGTATTCATTTCCAACACTTCCAGTCGGTATTTGACAACAGGTTTCTTGCCGTTTACCAGCGCAGGAGCCGTTGGCGACGAGATGGGAATCTGATCCCGAACGGCCTGCCGCCCTTTCAGCGAATTGTATTTTTCGTACATACTCTGCGACTCGCGGTACTTCCCGTTACTGGCTAGTACCTGCGCAAATTGCAGGTAAGCATTTATTTTATCCCCCGACAGCTCCGAGGAATTAATTAATTCACGATAGGTATTTTCTGCTTTCTGTAAATCCCCTACTGATTTGTAACTCAGGGCCAGATTGGAGCGTACACTAATGCGCTGCTCGCTCGTTAACGCATTATTCAGTTCGGTAAGGAGCTGCGTGTATAAATCAATGGAACGACCGTAGGCACGCAGTTCTAATTGCCGGTCGGCTTCCTGAATAAGCGCCTGCGTCTGCGCCTGGCAGACAAAGCCGCAGAAAATCAGCAGAAAAGCCACTAACCATTTACACTGGATATTCATACCCGACAATTCGTATACTTTTAACGTCATAATAATACAAGACAGTATTCAATGACTCTTTTTGTATTTTCTTAACAAAACCCAAAGTTATGGGAATTTGTGGCTCCTAGCGATTATGTTCTTGCTTAGCTAGCTCCTTGAAGTTACCAGCCAGAAGACCCAGGTCACGTTTTTACCGCTTCCACTGGTCTTTTTTTGCAACAAATTAGATGACAGAATGGAGATTGAGCACGTCCCGCGAGATACCTGAAAAGGCTCCCGGGATTCAGAAAGTTGGTAGGTCGCTTGTCAACTTGCACTTTCTCCATAGTAATGCATCACCACTCGTTCAGTGGTCTTGGAAGAATATGATTACTGGAGGCCAAAAAGTATAAATGTATCATAATTCGTGCCAACTTTATTTTGATCAGTAAGATGTTAAATCTTTAAACCAAACAGTTACAGTAAGTTAATGAACCTTAACAGTCAGGTTACTAATAACAACCCAAAGTCTTCGTCTGTTAATTACGCCATCTTGCTGTCTGTCTTCACCCGACCCTTCGCATAAACCATGCCATTAGCCAGAAAAAAACCGAACAAGTTTTAATAGCGCGGAATAACATATATGATTTTTTCACGATTTATCACCGTATTACCCGTCTCTGCTTAAATAAACCACCGATTTTTTTAGCTTTTATGTGCTGGCAAGATTGGTAAAAAAAAGAAAAGTCGCCCGGCTACTGCCAGACGACTTTTCAGAATAACCGCTAAAGTTTGTCTTTTAATTCTTTCTTTTTCCGCTAAAAACAAATATAATTTATCGATTATAAGGCCATCACCTTAACTCGGCTGTAGTAGAGCGTTGTCAGACCTTCAAAGCCAGAATCGGTCCCGATGGTTAACCAAATTTCTCCTTTATCGTTTGTAGTGGCGGCAAAGGGTTGCTGCGCGTTGCTGCGCTGGATAAGCTCATATTCTTCTTTTTCCCCTTTAATCCCAATTGTGCCGAGCACCATCATGTCTTTGCCTCCCGACGATTGGAATCCTTTATCGAGGTTAAATCCGTAAAAATTATCCATCTTTTCCTTCTGCGGCTCAACAGCGGTAGCCCCTACCTTTAGAAATACACTATTTCCCGGCGAACCACCAATGCCAAAGCTAGCGGTCGGATACTTTGAGGCCAGCTCGATCTCAAACACCAGCCGATAAGTTGTGCTCGGTCGCAAACCCGTTACTTTCCGTTTAATGAACAGAAATAGGTCATCGCTTCGGTTGTGACCCGAAAGAAGTAGGGATTTCTTCGAACGATCGAGCGGCGCAGGCAAAGACTCATGCTTGAACTGAAATTCCATAATTCCCTCCTGCGCCGTGCTATAATCGGTATAATCACCGACCCAGCCTTCCGCGCCCGTAGCAAAGGTGGAATTGACCAGTAATTTATCATTAATAGCCCTGGGATTGTCTGCTGACTGCAACGATACATCTTCCTCTTTCTGACAGGCTGTACTCATCCCGACGCACATCAAGACAGCCATTAGCCAGGTTATTTTTTTCATGTTGATTAAATTGAACAATTTTAGGAACTGCCTTGGTATGGTTGTTATTGACTTTATGACCCATGCCTTTTACATACAGTTGCAAATGTTCTTAAATTTAATCATTATTTTCTAGCGACCCCACTGTTATCCAGTGTTTTAGCTGCCTTTATTAAACGGATCAGTTCGCTGCGGTAGCCTTCCGTATCCGGTCCGAGCGCCTCCCGCGCCAAAGCTGCCATTTGATCAAATGTTGCACCACCTTTGTACTCCGAGTCGCGCAGCAGTAAGCCAAACCCAGCTACAGCGGCGGTAAATCGGAAATCGTCTGACGTTTTCGCCCAGGATTGGGGGCGGTGCGAAACCGGATGTTCCAGCAACTGGCTTTTTTCTTCCTGAGGGTGTTTGTAACGAATCTTCAGGTTTAGCAACTCGTCTTTATGAGCCGTTGCCATTTCTTTTTTCTGGTACTTCAGGGAATCAGACTTGGCCAAATAAGGACTTTCAACGCCTGCGGGAATTAGTTCATACAAAGCCGTTACGGTGTGCCCTGAACCCATTTCACCAGCATCTTTCTGATCATCCTTGAAATCTTCATTACGAAGCATCCGGTTTTCGTAGCCAATGAGCCGATACGCCTTAACGTGAGCCGGATTGAACTCCAATTGCAGCTTTACGTCTTTCGCCACCGTGAAGATGGTTCCACCAAACTCTTTCGCAAAGATTTTCTGGGCTTCCTGCCAGTTATCGATATAGGCGTAGTTGCCGTTTCCTTTATCGGCCAGCGTTTCCAGTTTGTTGTCTTTAAAATTGCCCATGCCAAAACCCAATACACTTAGGTAAATACCTGTTTTGCGTTTTTCCTCCACCAGCCGTTGCAAAGCCGCATCGCTCGATTCACCCACATTAAAATCGCCATCGGTTGCCAGAATAACCCGGTTATTGCCTTCTTTTTGAAACGATTCCAGGGCTGTCTGGTAAGCCAGTTGAATACCCGCGCCACCCGCCGTAGACCCACCCGCCTGCAAATCGTTGATGGCCTCTTTAATCCGCTGGCGCTCGCTGCCAGGCGTCGATGGCAGGACAAGCCCAGCCGCGCCAGCATACACAACCATAGCCACCCGGTCCTGCGGCCGCAACTGATCAACCAATAGATTCAGCGCCGACTGCACCAGTGGCAACTTGTTTTCGTGCTGCATGGACCCGGACACATCAATCAGAAAAACCAGATTAGCGGCGGGCAATTTCTCCGCAGAAATAGTGCGGGCCTGCAAGCCAATCCGCAGGAGCTGCAAACCCTTGTTCCAGGGCGATTCGGACAACTCAGTATGAATGGCTATCGGATCATTGCCCGTTGGCTGGGGATAGGCATATTCAAAATAATTAATCAGTTCTTCAATGCGAACCGCATCTTTGGGAGGTAGATTTCCCGCGTTGATAAACCGGCGCACATTGCTATAGGAAGCCCGATCAACGTCTGCCGAAAAAGTCGTGACGGGTTGCTGGCGGGCATCGTGAAATCTGTTTTCGTTAATAGCCGAATAATCCTCCGTGTTAAAACGAGCCCGCGTATAAAGGGGCGAACCAGGCACAAAACTAGCTACTGCGCCCGTCAAATCTTTTTTCTGAGAAGTACCATAGTCTACAACCACTACCTCATTGAGCGTTTGTATGTCCGGTGCCAACTGCACATCGGCAACTACCTGGCCTTTTTTGACCGGAATCGTTGTTGCTTTGTACCCAATAAAAGTAAATGTCAACATCTGAGGTTCACTCGGTACATTGCGCAAAACATAGCGTCCCGAGGTATCCGTAACGGCCTGGATGCGTTTATTTTTGACAATAATCTGCACTCCCGGAAGCGGCTGGCTATTCAGTAGATCCGTGACAGTTCCGGTGATGGTGCGCGTTGTATCTGCCGAACCAGCAGCGCCTTCTTTTTGCTGAAAAAAGAGGCTTAGTAGAAAAAATGAAAATAAAATGTGCATGATTGTATGGAATTAGGATGCCTTTTTTCTCTTAGAGATGCAGATGCATTCGGGATTCCATACGAGCGGTAAAAAAAATTAGTCAGTTACGTAACAGCATGTTTTTAAAGCGGTTCCAAAAACCAAAGCCTAGCACCGATGCCGACTATGTGTCGGCCTATAAAGCTACGGGCAGTCTGGAATTGCTGGGCGAACTGTACGAACGCTACATGGAGATGGTATACGCCATTTGTTTTCGTTACCTGCGGGACGAAGAAGAAAGTAAAGATGCCGTTATGGTTTTGTTTGAGCAATTGATCAAAGACGTTGAGCAGCACGAGATCCGTAATTTTAAAAGTTGGCTCTACGCAACGACCCGCAATTATTGCCTCATGCAAATCCGGCAACGCAAACTGCTGGTCAATGGATATGATTTTTCGAGTGAAGAAACGGATGAGCTTCCTTTCGCTTCGCTTTCCGATACCGACGCGCCCGATCTGGAGCAAACCCTAACGCGCATGGACGATTGCCTCCAGGCCTTGCCCGCCGAACAGCAGAAAAGTGTCGCTTTATTTTATTTGGATCAGAAAAGCTATGCCGACATTGCTTCCCAGACTGGCTATGATTTAAAGCAGGTAAAAAGTTATTTACAGAATGGCCGCAGAAACTTAAAAAGATGCATGGAAGGTCGCAATGAGTAAAGAAAACCAACATAACGACCAACCGCTTTCAGCCGACGATTTACACCGCTACCGAAGCGGCCAACTCGACGCGGCGGAGCGGCACCGCATTGAGCGTCTGCTACTTAAAGAGCCGCTGTACGATGAAGCTCTGGAAGGTTTCGAGCTGTTGGAAACGCACCAGAAACCGTTGGCACCCGCCATATCCGATTTGCAGCAGCGGTTGCAACAGCGCGTGAAGCCGGAAACCAAAGAACGACGCTTGCCAGTAGGCTGGTGGGCCGCTGCCGCTTCGGTTACTGTCTTGCTGGGAGCCTTTTTCTTTTGGTATCTTAGGCAGGATGCGCCCCAACGCTCGGTTGCCGTGACGCCGCAACGCGAAGCTCCGGCAGTTCCGCAAGCCCCGCCAACCAGTTCACAACCGGTTGAGCGCTTATCCGCCAAACCCCTTACTCCTGCTTTACCTCGTCAACGAAAAGCGCCCCAAACCCGGCAACCTACCGACGACAAAATTCTAGCAAGCCCACCCACGGAGCGAGTGGCGGATACCGATGCACCGCAAACAACCGTTTCTGCTGTTGAAGCCCCGCAACGAATTGACACTTTACGGCAATCGTTTTCGATGGCTCAACCTAAGATAGCCATGTCCGCCGCTAGGCAGAAACCGTTTGCACCAGCGCCGATGACCGTTAGCGGGCGGGTGATCGATGCGGAAACAAAAGAGCCGTTGCCCGGTGTAACCATCTCGTTTTTGAAGCAGAAACACGCCGTTGTTTCAGATAGCCTTGGGCGCTTCGAATCGAACAAAAACCTTCGGCTACTGGATTCGGCGATGGTATCGTACATTGGATATAAACCCAAGATCGTCTCCTCAAAGGATTTACTGGCTGGTACTATTGCCCTAAAACCTGATCCGCAGGTCTTGAACGAAGTAATCATTGTTGGATACGGCACACAAAAAAAAGCGGATATCACAGGATCCGTTGCGAAGGTCTCTCAGAAAGCTCGCCCCGCCACAGGCTTTGCCGAATACGTTCGATCTCAGAAAAAAATTCCCTTAGCCGCCACCGAAAACCAAGTCTCAGGCACAGTCAAGCTACGGTTCAAGGTTCGAAAAAATGGTACGCTTACGCAAATTAGAGTCGTTAAAGGATTGGGTTACGGCTGTGACGAAGAGGCGATTCGGCTCATCCGGGAGTCGCCCCGCTGGCAGCCTGCTATCCGAAAAAATAAACCCATCAGCAGCCGTGTAGAATGGGAAATTGCTTTTCCATGAGTACTTGTACAGGCAAGTAGCAAAGAAAATTTACGTGTTCACTCAGTAATATTATAGCCGCGTTTTAAGCGAAAAGCGTAGTATTGCGCTCCAAAAAGGCCAAAACAATTACTTAAGGCTTCCGTTTATCAATTTGTTAACCCAACAATTTCTCTAAAAGCACTATGAAAAGAGGAGTAATTATGATTGTAGGCTTGCTGTCGCTTACAATTTCATCTGTTTTTGCGCAGCAACGCTGGAGCGCTGGTCCACGGCTCGGCTTAAATTTATCCACCGCCGTTGGAGCTATTGACAACACAAAATTAGCACCGGGTCTAGCAGTGGGCGGTTTCATCATGTATAGTGATGTTAACCATTTTGGCGTTTCCGCAGACGTTCTATATTCGCAACGTGGCTTTCGTTTTGACCAGGCCAATCAGCAAGGAACCTACAAATACCGGCAGCGGGTTGACTATCTGGAAGTACCTGTTTTATTCCGTTATTTCATGAACCGGAGCGGCAACTTCCGCCCGAATTTATTCTTGGGACCAAACCTTGGCCTAATGATAGGTGCTGACCGCACTAGCCCCGATGTGAAAAACAAGGAACTCTTCCGCAACGCCGAATTGGGCGCTACGGTTGGGCTTAGCTTTAACTTTCGGGTTAGAAGTGCCCAGCGTTTGCACATCGATGCACGCTATACACTGGGTTTAACTGACTTTACGTATGATAAGCCAGGATACATCAACTCACCAGACAATATTAACAATGGTACTGTCCGCAACTCTACCTTCCAGTTACTGCTGGGTTATGGTTTCGGAGTAGGCCGGAGCTATTAAATTCTGCAATAAAAAGGAGTTAAGAGGGTATAAATCATCCCTCTTAACTCCTTTTTTTATTTATACAGTGCTTTAGCCGCTGCTTCGTATTTATCTCCCGCTGACCACTGTGGACGCGTTGAACGGTTGGCAATCAGCCGGGCTGCGTAGGCATATGCCTGGCTATACTTGAGTAAATACGCAAAATCAACGCTGTCTGGGTTATCCGCCGCCTGGTGGTAATATTTCCCTAGCGCTTCATCAAATTGCTTAAATCCAGGAGAAAGATTAGGTGATGGAATACCTTTCACCGCAAAATTGACGTTGTCCGAGCGGTCAAAAAGATTTTGCTCTGGTGCGGGTTCCGCGAAAACGCCCAAGCCAAACGCTTTAGCCGCCGCTTCGATTTCTGCTTTGGCACCGGTGCGCTCCAGACCCAATACCGAAATAATGGACGTATCGGTATAACCTGCTCCGTCCGTATTGAGGTTAAAGACCGTTTTTGCCAGCGGGACAAGCGGATGCTCGGCGTAATAGCGACTTCCTAATAGTCCAAGCTCCTCGCCGGTCAGCGCCACAACGATCACCGACCGCTTGGGTGGCTGCGCCTTTAATGTTTTAGCTGCTGATAATAAGGCAACTACGCCCATTGCATTGTCGCGAGCTCCGTTAAAGATGCTATCAGCGGGCGTGTACGCCTGTCCACCCTGCTTGCCCACACCCACATGGTCGAAGTGCGCACTTAGTAGCACGTATTCGGCTTTGAGTTTGGGATCTGTTCCTTCGATAATCCCAACTACATTCATCGAATTGACCACGTTTTGCGCACGGCCCGATGTCCGAATGGAGACGGTTTTGCCGTTTTCCCGTAAAGCCGCTAACTGGTTTTTTCCGTTATCCGCCCAGATATGTACCAAAGGTAACGCGGTTCCAGCTCCGTCGGGGGCCAGCGAAAGCTGTTCGCCACCCAATCGCCGGCTGATCATCGGCCAGGGATAAGTGGCTCCAATGTATAATTCAACCAGGCCCAAAGCCCCCTTTTCGGCAGCCAGTTTACGCTTCTGCATAGAAGCTGCGGTTAGGCCGCTGTTGGTTGTCGCATCGGGCGCACCAATCTGCGCAACAACGATCTTTCCTTTC of Tellurirhabdus bombi contains these proteins:
- a CDS encoding porin family protein, which translates into the protein MKRGVIMIVGLLSLTISSVFAQQRWSAGPRLGLNLSTAVGAIDNTKLAPGLAVGGFIMYSDVNHFGVSADVLYSQRGFRFDQANQQGTYKYRQRVDYLEVPVLFRYFMNRSGNFRPNLFLGPNLGLMIGADRTSPDVKNKELFRNAELGATVGLSFNFRVRSAQRLHIDARYTLGLTDFTYDKPGYINSPDNINNGTVRNSTFQLLLGYGFGVGRSY
- a CDS encoding M28 family peptidase, which gives rise to MKSIRKHFAVATLLLSSAALPSLAQSTAASAVAKLPEARLSSVELEAQLRFLAADELQGRRTGEPGNLVAARYIAEQFRLLGLKPAPGQTDYFQPVPFLRSQSVANGTMVVGRDTLRQGTQMVVMNGQPTNVTSETVYVGYGLTDAADGYNGRDVKGKIVVAQIGAPDATTNSGLTAASMQKRKLAAEKGALGLVELYIGATYPWPMISRRLGGEQLSLAPDGAGTALPLVHIWADNGKNQLAALRENGKTVSIRTSGRAQNVVNSMNVVGIIEGTDPKLKAEYVLLSAHFDHVGVGKQGGQAYTPADSIFNGARDNAMGVVALLSAAKTLKAQPPKRSVIVVALTGEELGLLGSRYYAEHPLVPLAKTVFNLNTDGAGYTDTSIISVLGLERTGAKAEIEAAAKAFGLGVFAEPAPEQNLFDRSDNVNFAVKGIPSPNLSPGFKQFDEALGKYYHQAADNPDSVDFAYLLKYSQAYAYAARLIANRSTRPQWSAGDKYEAAAKALYK